From the genome of Candidatus Brocadiaceae bacterium, one region includes:
- a CDS encoding ATP-binding protein: PCGIISIDSNNTVNTFNKSSAKMLKISPQDILGKDVKYIGSVFANILLRTLKDKKIYEMSQVEDRSTRSTYSISTSLLVNNGKELGSIMVFSDLSGMKKLESRIKVLEKQAFYKMLGKNMAHYMENHLVAVKTFMDLFPHKLETLYDAKEFIGKFFPVAQEELSNLDLLIKKLITLGENENLMKKSLDLKVPLDRALDVCKGEIKRLKIHIKKHYTEEPAIIFGNYEKLEEVFSTIIINAIEAMQESGTLTVKLSRVLLDGKKMKEALPFLNDEERSVAYCGQKAQKESPRDFLEVLIQDDGCGLPPGEVENIFLPFYTTKEHNIGLGLSIAQRLVEEFNGFISVSAIEKKGSSFYVLLPSLNVS, from the coding sequence TCCCTGTGGGATAATTTCTATAGATAGCAATAATACAGTGAATACCTTTAACAAAAGTTCTGCAAAAATGTTAAAAATTTCTCCCCAGGACATATTGGGAAAGGATGTAAAATACATTGGTTCGGTTTTTGCCAATATTCTCCTGAGAACCTTAAAAGACAAAAAAATCTACGAGATGAGCCAGGTCGAAGACCGAAGTACACGTTCCACGTATTCGATTAGCACCTCTTTGCTGGTAAATAATGGCAAAGAACTCGGTTCGATCATGGTGTTTTCGGATTTAAGCGGGATGAAAAAATTGGAATCACGGATAAAGGTTCTTGAAAAACAGGCATTTTATAAAATGCTTGGAAAAAATATGGCTCATTACATGGAGAATCATCTTGTTGCGGTTAAAACATTTATGGATTTATTTCCTCACAAATTGGAAACACTTTATGACGCAAAAGAATTTATCGGAAAATTTTTTCCGGTAGCGCAAGAAGAGTTGAGTAATCTTGATCTATTGATAAAAAAATTAATAACGTTGGGTGAAAACGAAAACCTCATGAAAAAGAGCTTGGATCTAAAAGTCCCATTGGATCGAGCGCTTGATGTTTGCAAGGGGGAAATAAAGCGCCTTAAAATTCATATAAAGAAACACTACACGGAAGAGCCTGCAATTATCTTTGGAAATTATGAGAAATTAGAGGAGGTATTCTCTACGATCATTATCAATGCGATAGAGGCTATGCAGGAGAGCGGAACGCTGACAGTCAAGCTTTCGCGTGTTCTTCTGGATGGCAAAAAAATGAAGGAGGCGCTCCCGTTTCTCAATGATGAGGAGCGCTCGGTTGCATACTGCGGCCAAAAGGCGCAAAAGGAGTCGCCCAGGGATTTTTTAGAGGTTTTGATCCAGGATGATGGATGCGGGTTGCCTCCTGGAGAAGTAGAAAATATCTTTCTCCCTTTTTATACGACAAAGGAGCACAACATAGGATTAGGACTTTCTATCGCTCAGCGATTAGTCGAAGAATTTAATGGATTTATTTCGGTGTCAGCTATAGAGAAGAAGGGGAGTAGTTTTTATGTTTTGCTGCCCAGTTTGAATGTGTCATGA
- a CDS encoding sigma-54 dependent transcriptional regulator: MKTILIVDDDPVIVESLRCILQDHYNIIGSNSGRDALGVLEKELVDLIVLDLKMPGMDGMELLRRLQPNRDALGILVLTAVSDVKCVVEAMKLGALDYIVKPFDIEEIKVAVHRALQLRNLTREVHYLRSECRSYSIDRIIHGHSKAMTDVIYTISRVSRVNSTVLIKGESGTGKELVARSIHFDSDRRESPFVVVSCSNLADNLLETELFGHEKGAFAGAYERKSGKFEVAESGTIFLDEISEMSLSLQAKLLRVLREREFARIGGRSVIKTDARVIAATNKDLEEKIKRGHFREDLYYSMNVVPVYLPPVRERPEDIPPLIEHFYNIFRRECHAKSEFISREAMEILLEYRWPGNVREIKNVMERAIVLFGSEPILLPEHLPVELAGISAGMQKVKPGNTIRISLEDEVGRIEKQLIEQAMQKSGGVKSKAAKLLGTTRSVIHYKMQKYDIPDVGR; the protein is encoded by the coding sequence ATGAAAACCATATTAATCGTAGATGATGATCCCGTCATAGTTGAATCCCTCCGTTGCATACTGCAGGATCATTATAACATTATAGGCTCAAATAGCGGAAGGGACGCCCTGGGTGTGTTGGAAAAGGAATTGGTTGATCTCATTGTATTAGATTTGAAAATGCCTGGGATGGATGGAATGGAATTGTTAAGAAGGTTGCAACCGAATAGAGACGCTCTGGGCATACTGGTTTTGACTGCGGTAAGCGATGTTAAATGTGTCGTTGAGGCTATGAAGTTGGGCGCGCTGGATTATATTGTCAAACCTTTTGATATTGAGGAGATTAAGGTAGCGGTGCATAGGGCGTTACAGTTAAGAAATTTAACGAGGGAAGTCCATTATCTTCGATCGGAATGCCGTAGCTATTCCATCGACAGGATAATTCATGGTCACAGCAAAGCGATGACAGATGTTATTTATACAATTTCTCGAGTCTCCAGAGTTAACTCAACAGTCCTCATCAAGGGGGAAAGTGGCACAGGAAAGGAACTGGTTGCTCGTTCGATTCATTTTGACAGCGACCGGAGGGAATCGCCCTTTGTTGTGGTGAGTTGCTCAAACCTGGCAGATAATTTGTTGGAAACAGAGCTTTTTGGCCATGAGAAAGGCGCTTTTGCCGGAGCATATGAAAGAAAGTCGGGTAAATTTGAAGTAGCCGAAAGCGGCACTATTTTTTTGGATGAGATTAGCGAGATGAGTCTTTCTTTGCAGGCAAAATTATTGCGAGTATTACGGGAGAGAGAGTTTGCCCGCATAGGGGGGCGCTCAGTCATAAAGACGGATGCTCGTGTCATTGCTGCCACAAATAAGGATCTTGAGGAAAAAATTAAGAGAGGTCATTTTCGTGAGGATCTCTACTATAGCATGAACGTTGTTCCTGTTTATCTTCCGCCTGTCAGGGAAAGACCTGAAGATATTCCCCCGTTGATAGAACACTTCTACAATATTTTTCGAAGGGAGTGTCACGCGAAAAGTGAATTCATTTCACGTGAAGCGATGGAGATATTATTGGAATATCGCTGGCCGGGAAATGTGAGAGAAATAAAGAACGTAATGGAAAGGGCGATTGTGCTTTTTGGCTCTGAACCGATACTGCTTCCGGAGCACCTCCCTGTAGAACTTGCCGGGATTTCCGCTGGCATGCAAAAAGTAAAACCGGGTAATACTATACGCATATCATTGGAAGATGAAGTCGGAAGGATAGAGAAGCAGCTTATTGAGCAGGCCATGCAAAAGTCTGGCGGCGTGAAATCAAAAGCGGCAAAACTCCTCGGGACGACCCGAAGTGTTATTCATTATAAGATGCAAAAGTATGATATTCCTGATGTTGGCAGGTAA
- a CDS encoding outer membrane protein transport protein: MKQLFLVFVFLVSYFVHEMDISAQIASGFHSPSFSAVGLAQANAFVARADDASAIIFNPAGLTQLKRPQISTGASFVIPKVEYHGNGIHEDMGTGINTIPNLFFACPLIEDKLATGIGISAPYGLRGNWEEDGFSRYVVTDFNLAILNVNPTITFKPFSFLSIGAGLDYYYAKSDVEKRVNVGLLNASLTGTPQDTTTPDGFQDLDDVHGDGVGYNIGILYNITPQHTIGISFRSKADIDTKGSLKFSNLSGATAEAFGGESFSTKARTTLTLPEILILGYAYKHRERWSVEADVQWTNWTRFDVLRFDFAPSNPILDGGNEDVRNWHNTLGFALGGEYLLNETIKLRGGYAFHESPVPSDTFEPSIPMSSRHAVFTGFEYRWGGKMNKWIDFASGIAVYENRRITNSVGDELQGSIDGRYDSIDYLMAINFNYQF, translated from the coding sequence AGATCGCCTCCGGATTCCATAGTCCGTCTTTCAGCGCCGTAGGATTAGCACAGGCAAACGCCTTTGTTGCCCGAGCAGATGACGCATCTGCAATTATATTTAATCCTGCCGGACTTACTCAGTTAAAAAGACCGCAAATCTCCACAGGCGCCAGCTTTGTCATTCCCAAAGTAGAGTACCATGGAAACGGCATACATGAGGATATGGGCACGGGGATAAACACCATACCAAATCTTTTTTTTGCCTGCCCGCTCATAGAGGATAAATTAGCCACAGGAATTGGTATTTCTGCACCTTATGGTTTGAGAGGCAACTGGGAAGAAGACGGGTTTTCAAGATACGTAGTGACCGATTTTAATTTGGCTATTCTCAATGTTAACCCTACCATTACCTTTAAACCATTCTCATTTCTTTCTATCGGTGCAGGCCTTGATTACTACTACGCCAAGTCTGATGTGGAAAAACGTGTAAACGTAGGCCTTCTTAATGCTTCCTTAACTGGCACCCCTCAAGACACAACAACCCCGGACGGATTTCAGGATCTTGATGATGTTCACGGCGATGGTGTTGGGTACAACATTGGGATACTCTACAACATTACACCCCAACACACTATTGGTATTTCATTCCGAAGCAAAGCAGATATTGACACAAAAGGATCTCTAAAGTTTTCCAATCTGAGCGGAGCAACCGCAGAAGCATTTGGCGGAGAATCATTCTCTACAAAAGCAAGAACTACCCTTACGCTTCCTGAAATACTTATTTTAGGTTATGCATATAAACACCGGGAGCGATGGAGTGTAGAGGCAGACGTTCAGTGGACTAATTGGACGAGGTTTGATGTGCTAAGATTCGATTTTGCACCATCAAACCCCATTCTCGATGGAGGCAATGAGGATGTTCGAAACTGGCACAATACTCTGGGATTTGCCCTTGGAGGAGAATACCTGCTGAATGAAACCATAAAATTACGAGGAGGTTATGCATTTCATGAATCCCCTGTACCAAGTGATACCTTTGAGCCATCTATCCCCATGAGCAGCAGGCATGCAGTGTTTACCGGGTTTGAATATCGCTGGGGGGGGAAAATGAACAAATGGATAGACTTTGCCTCCGGAATAGCCGTGTATGAAAACAGAAGGATTACTAACTCTGTAGGAGATGAGTTACAGGGATCTATCGATGGGAGATACGACTCTATTGACTATCTAATGGCCATAAACTTTAATTACCAGTTTTAA